AAGACTTATTGCAACCTGTCTACGATGCCTTCTATCTTCAACAAATGACAGAAAACCAATTTCACAATGATGAGAGCGGCTGGAAGGTTTTTGAAAATGTCGAAGGCAAAGTTGGTAATCGGTGGTGGTTGTGGGTCAGTCGTTCAGCATCTGTTGTCTTTTTTCAGATTGCACCAGGCCGCGGTGCAGATGTTCCCGTTGGGCATTTTAAAAATATACAACATAAGATTATTGTTATCTGTGATCGCTACAGCGCCTACAAATCAATGGCAAAGCAACTGCTCTTTATCATTCTTGCTTTTTGCTGGGCACACGTCCGGCGTGACTTTCTAGATGCCGCTAGAAAGTATCCGGCCATGGAAGAGTGGTCGCTCTATTGGGTTAAGAAAATCGGGGAGCTTTACCATGTCAACAAAAAGCGCTGTATTGAGTTTGATAAAAAACTTCCCATTCAATGGCAATCTGAAGCATTCAAAAAGCAGCATACAAAGCTCGTTGAAAAAATGGATGAAATGGCCAAGGAGAGAGATGCTTTTATAGATGCGTACAAACCTAACGAACCTGATCATAAATATGACCTGATCTCAGAAGTTAAATATAAAATCCTGACAAGTCTTCAAAACCATTGGGAAGGATTGAGTGTTTTTGTCGATCACCCTGAAGTTCCCATGGATAACAATTCGGGAGAACGGTCAATCCGTAATCCTGTGACAGGTCGTAAGAATTTTTATGGTTCAGGAAGTCTCTGGAGTTCTGAGCTTGCAGCAATAATGTTTTCAGTTTTTCAAACCATGACTTTATGTGGTCTCAATTGTAAACATTGGTTGAGGGCATACCTGACCGCCTGCGCGGAAAACCATGGCAATCCACCTGAAGATTTATCCCCATTTCTTCCCTGGAAAATGGGCAAAAGGCGTCACCGGAAACTCGCCAAGCCACTTAACACATCATGAACAAATATTGCGGTAGAGAATTCACATATCATGACCTTGGCCAGATTCGCTCCCTCATAAAAAATAATCCTGAATTCAATAGAACGCGGCTATCCACAGAAGTATGCAAGACACTTCAATGGCTGAAACCTGACGGGAACCTCAAGGATATGTCATGTCGTGTTGCCATGCTGCGCATGCAGGAAGATGGACTAATCCAGTTGCCACCTTCAACCCGTGTCAAGCAACCAGTTCGAAATATTAAATTCACCTCATTCACAGATCCGCAGAATCCTATCTTGAGTTCCGTTGACCTGTTACCTCAATTGCGTTTCCAAAAGGTCACGAGAGCCAATTCTGTACTATGGAATGAGTATATTGAGAGATATCATTATCTTGGGTATACTCCTCTGCCAGGAGCACAATTGCGCTATTTTGTCTATGCGGGTGAGCAGCTTGTTGCCCTGACAGGTTTTGGTGCAGCTGCGTGGCAAACGGCGCCAAGAGACATCTTCATTGGCTGGAATCATGAACAGAGGAAAAAGAATTTGCATTTGATCACCAATAATGCCCGTTTTTTGATTTTGCCTTGGGTACAATCAAAAAATCTTGCATCAAAAATTCTGTCGCTAACGACTCGACAACTTCCAGACGATTGGGAAGACAGATATAACATCCGGCCGGTATTACTGGAGACATTCGTCGAAAATAAGAGATTTATTGGTACCTGCTATAAGGCTGCTAATTGGCAATTATGCGGAAAAACTAAAGGTCGAGGAAAACTTGGACCAGCAGGAAAAGTGAGTGTTCCCATTAAAGATGTTTGGGTGTATCCTCTGGAAAAGAAGTTCCGGAGTATCTTGACGGCGTAACTCTGTGAAGAGCAAGCCGAATATTTACTATCGAGGAACTAAAATATGAATGAATTAAAAGGGATACGCTGGAAGCAGCGCTTTCAAAACTTTGACCGTGCATTTAAGCAATTGCTTTGGAAGCGTATTCATTGATTAAAATACAGTATGCTCCTTTGGATTGTCTCAAAGGTAAACGACTATCTTGAAGAAGAGACCTTGCTGCCCTATTTCTTTGATGTGGTCCACTTTGAGTCGCTCGAAAATAGGCCCCTCAAAGAACATATTTTGGAATATGGGAAAGTTTTGTACACTGTTTGGGTGGAAAAGTAGATGTTTTACTGATTTTGATCTGCCAAGTTTACCGAAGGACAGTAGTCAACTGTTTTGATCGTCTTGTGCCAATGATAACAAAAAAGGAGAATAATCATGTTTAGAAAATTATTTTTGACGGTTTTGTTGGTTTTATCTATGGCAATAGCTGCTTTCGCTGGTGTGAATATTAATACTGCTGACCAGAAAGAGCTCGTCTCGTTATCCGGCATTGG
The genomic region above belongs to Desulfobulbaceae bacterium and contains:
- a CDS encoding DUF4338 domain-containing protein — translated: MNKYCGREFTYHDLGQIRSLIKNNPEFNRTRLSTEVCKTLQWLKPDGNLKDMSCRVAMLRMQEDGLIQLPPSTRVKQPVRNIKFTSFTDPQNPILSSVDLLPQLRFQKVTRANSVLWNEYIERYHYLGYTPLPGAQLRYFVYAGEQLVALTGFGAAAWQTAPRDIFIGWNHEQRKKNLHLITNNARFLILPWVQSKNLASKILSLTTRQLPDDWEDRYNIRPVLLETFVENKRFIGTCYKAANWQLCGKTKGRGKLGPAGKVSVPIKDVWVYPLEKKFRSILTA